A window of Candidatus Bathyarchaeota archaeon contains these coding sequences:
- a CDS encoding DNA-binding protein, with translation MKYFGRVDLTNTLIARFRPMEAVPERIMDLMSEVGFRRAAILSAIGSFSEATFYCVKPDSKLPYGAEQITKISVRGPFEVLTMEGNILPSSDRLIQHLHVALGTHDGRVVGGHLERATVYTTLELFLAEIKGCNVEKRDDKIAGGIQIKLPIK, from the coding sequence TTGAAATATTTTGGAAGGGTCGACCTGACTAACACATTGATTGCAAGGTTCAGACCGATGGAAGCCGTTCCTGAGAGAATAATGGATCTTATGAGTGAGGTAGGCTTCAGGAGGGCAGCGATCCTATCAGCTATCGGAAGTTTCTCCGAGGCTACTTTCTACTGTGTCAAACCCGACTCCAAATTACCATATGGTGCAGAGCAGATAACCAAGATTAGCGTGAGAGGCCCTTTCGAGGTCTTGACAATGGAAGGGAATATATTGCCATCCTCGGATAGGCTGATACAACATCTACATGTAGCGTTGGGGACACATGATGGTAGGGTGGTCGGAGGCCACCTGGAGAGGGCAACCGTATACACCACCCTAGAACTATTCTTAGCTGAGATTAAAGGTTGCAACGTGGAGAAGCGGGATGACAAGATCGCCGGTGGCATTCAGATAAAGCTTCCAATAAAATGA
- a CDS encoding F420-dependent methylenetetrahydromethanopterin dehydrogenase produces MKVGFAKVGNIGCSPLIEFLLDERAEREDIEVRVFGSGSKMDPERCVWVSEETVKYAPDLIVFTSPNASLPGPSKAREIFQKSNIPTIIVSDNPAKKATKLMEDAGLGYIIVEGDVMIGARREFLDPVEMACFNSDIIKVLAVTGAFEVLRATIDKLITTIKNGGKIELPKIIVNKDRAVNEAGFNNPYAKAKAASAYEMVRRAGDLTFEGCFVEKDWKRYIELVSAGHEIVRAAAQLADEAREFEKSNDMLTRKPHNSEGLTLQKNKLIEKPHSL; encoded by the coding sequence ATAAAGGTTGGCTTCGCCAAGGTAGGGAACATAGGGTGTAGCCCCCTAATTGAATTCCTCCTCGACGAGAGGGCTGAGAGGGAAGACATTGAGGTTAGGGTTTTCGGTTCAGGTTCAAAGATGGACCCTGAGAGGTGCGTCTGGGTCAGTGAGGAGACTGTTAAATATGCACCTGACCTCATAGTCTTTACGTCGCCAAACGCCTCACTTCCAGGACCGTCCAAGGCTAGGGAAATATTTCAGAAAAGTAACATCCCAACAATCATAGTCTCCGATAATCCGGCCAAGAAGGCGACCAAACTTATGGAGGATGCCGGGCTAGGATACATAATAGTTGAGGGTGACGTAATGATAGGTGCCCGCAGAGAATTCTTAGATCCTGTCGAAATGGCATGCTTCAACTCAGACATCATAAAGGTCTTGGCTGTGACAGGAGCCTTCGAGGTTCTAAGAGCAACCATCGATAAACTGATTACGACTATTAAAAATGGTGGAAAAATAGAGCTGCCCAAAATCATAGTAAATAAGGACAGGGCTGTAAACGAAGCGGGGTTCAACAACCCATATGCCAAAGCAAAAGCCGCATCCGCCTATGAGATGGTGAGGCGTGCGGGGGACTTAACCTTCGAAGGATGCTTCGTCGAGAAAGATTGGAAACGATATATCGAGCTTGTCTCTGCAGGCCATGAGATCGTAAGGGCTGCAGCGCAACTTGCAGATGAGGCTAGAGAGTTTGAGAAGAGCAACGACATGTTAACTAGGAAACCACACAATAGTGAAGGCTTAACCCTCCAAAAGAATAAGCTCATAGAGAAACCTCACAGTTTATGA